The sequence GACACTGGGTGCGCAAGCGAAATCAAGGAGAGGTGCCGAACAACGCAAGCGCAGCGACCGCCGCGGCCAGCATGACGGCCAGGGCGATCGCCATTTTCTGACCTGAGCCCGCTGGCGCGGCGGGTGGGGGCGCCAGCATTTCACGGGTCAGAATGTCGCAGATCTCTCCCGCTGCCTGCGGTCGTTTGGCGGGGTCCTTCGAAAGGCACTTCATCACCAGGCGGGTAACGGTAGCGGGTACGTCGAAACGGCCCGCGAGTAACTGGGGCGGATCTTCGGCGGCGTGGGCCGCGACTATCTCGCGGGGCGTATTTCGTCCAGTGAATGGATGTCGCCCCGACAGCAGCTCGTACGCGATCACTCCCCATGCATAGACGTCGGAACGGGCATCTGCCGGCGCGCCGGAGACTTGCTCCGGGGACAGGTAGCGAAACGATTCGCCCCCTCCGGGCGCCGTAAAATCGCCCGCGTCACGTGGCCGGTTGAGCGATGAAAAAACCTGGGATAACCCGAGGTTCGACACCAGCGCCGAGCCGCCGCTGATGAGAACGCTGTCGGGAGAGAGCCCTCCGTGAACGACTCCATGCACATGAGCGTGCGCAAGCGCAGCCGACATGTCGCGCAGCAGGATAAGCGAGTCCTTCAGGTCAACGCGGCCACCTCGCGCCAGCCGCGATCGTAGTGTGCGGGCCTCGATCTCGGACGTCACCCAGTAAAAGGTGTTCTCATACGTCCCGCAATCGATGATAGGAAGAATGTTCGCGTGGCGGAGCCGGGAATTGCCCAGCGTGGGAGCACCCGGCGCGATAGTTCCGGACAACAAGTTCAAAGGAACGGCCGATATTTCCACGCGACTTCCATCGCGCACCGATCGGGCCGAGTAAGCGGTGATGCTGGTGAGCTGGGGAAGCTCGCGGACTATTTCATAGTCGTTTCCGAGGGCAGTCCCGAGGTCCTGGCGCAGAGTTGTGTCGGTCATTTCCGGAAAGGTACGGCACGCAGGGGGAAACGTCGGCGACGTTTCGCTCGATCAAGATGCTGGCATCGATCGAGCGCGTATTCATCTGGATGCTGCGCGGCCGAGTGCCGCGCACGTCCGTCAACCGTACTCGGCCCTGGCTTCGTTGCCAGATCTGCCAGCTTCCTACTTAGCGAGCAACTCTAAATCATTTCCCGCACTTGAGCATTACGCGGTCAGCTTCGGCCGGCATGTAGACCGCGAGTGCCGATACCTTCGCGTCGGCCGAGTTCGATCCGAGTGCCGCACCGAGAACCTTTATGGTCGCGCCCGATTCCTTGAAGTCATTCACGATTATCGCGTTCGCTCCTACCTGGGCCGCCTTTTTCCTGATCTGATCGGTGATCTTTCCGTCGCTGGTATAGACGGAATTGCCCTCGCCGGTGATCCACGCGAGCTCATGATAATCCTTTGGCACCATGCTTCGACTCGTGTACGTGTCGACTGCCGCCTCGCACGTCGCTGCGCGGGCAAGGTTGGGGCTGACATCCGTGGTCTTGGTGCGTACGCCGCACGCGGATGCCGCGAGTGTGGTCAGGATGAGAGGAGTCACCCATCGCCGGTTTGAATTGGTCATTTGCTCTCCTTGCTGAGTGAATTGTCCCCTGAAGGGGGAGAATTTCAACGCAAGCACGCAAGATCAGAGCCGCAATCTTCCGTTGGGCAGGCACCCGGAGTATGAAGAGACCTTGAGTCGATTACTTGAGGCCTCTCGGCAACAGAGCGGGCGACCGGACTCGAACCGGCGACGTCCAGCTTGGGAAGCTGGCATTCTACCAACTGAATTACACCCGCGAACATTGATGCTGCATCAGCAATGTAGCGCGGACAATTGAGCGATCAAGTACGGTTTGCGGGCGCACACCCGCG is a genomic window of Gemmatimonadaceae bacterium containing:
- a CDS encoding serine/threonine-protein kinase: MTDTTLRQDLGTALGNDYEIVRELPQLTSITAYSARSVRDGSRVEISAVPLNLLSGTIAPGAPTLGNSRLRHANILPIIDCGTYENTFYWVTSEIEARTLRSRLARGGRVDLKDSLILLRDMSAALAHAHVHGVVHGGLSPDSVLISGGSALVSNLGLSQVFSSLNRPRDAGDFTAPGGGESFRYLSPEQVSGAPADARSDVYAWGVIAYELLSGRHPFTGRNTPREIVAAHAAEDPPQLLAGRFDVPATVTRLVMKCLSKDPAKRPQAAGEICDILTREMLAPPPAAPAGSGQKMAIALAVMLAAAVAALALFGTSP